The segment GTGCGGATCGATCTGGCGAAATTCACCCTGGTGGGCGCCACTACCCGCGCGGGGCTATTGACCACGCCGCTGCGGGATCGTTTCGGCATTCCCGTGCGGCTCAATTTCTACACGCCGGAAGAGCTGGTGCTGATCGTGCAACGTGGCGCACGGCTGTTGGGCATGCCGATGGCGCCCGATGGGGCAATGGAAATTGCCAGGCGCTCGCGCGGTACACCGCGTATCGCGGGGCGGCTGTTGCGCCGCGTGACCGATTTTGCGCTGGTGGATGGGGCCAAGGAGATCAACCGGAGCATTGCCGACAAGGCGCTGCTACGGCTCGATGTCGATGCGCGAGGCCTCGACCAGCTCGACCGGCGATATCTGACAACGATTGCCGATTTCTACAATGGCGGTCCGGTGGGGATCGAGACGATCGCTGCGGCGCTGAGCGAGCCGCGCGATGCACTGGAGGAAATCGTCGAGCCCTACCTGATCCAGCAGGGCTTCATCCAGCGGACACCGCGCGGGCGCATGCTGACTGGCGGTGCCTTCCAGCATATGGGGCGAGTGGTGCCGCAGGGTTTCGTTGGCATGCAGCAGAGCCTCTTCGAGGAGCCCAGCGATGACTGAGCGGATCGTGTTGAGTTTTCCGGTCGGCGGCACGCGGTTCAACTATCGCGTGGCGGGGGCGGCCATTCGCGACGGGCATGTGCTGGTCTGCCGCGAAGACGAGGATGATTATTGCATGCTGCCGGGCGGGCGCGTGGAAATGGGGGAGCCCAGCCATGAGTCGCTGGTGCGCGAAATGGCCGAGGAGCTGGCCATGCCGGTCGATGTTGGCCACCTGATCTTTACCTCGGAGAGCTTTTACGGCCGCGAGGGCGATCGCTATCACGAGCTCGGTTTTATCTATGCCATCGAATTGCCGGAGGATGTGCGGCCCGGCGGTGAGCAGCCCTTCCTCGTGCGCGAGGACGAGGGACATCTGCTGCAGTTTTCGTGGTTGCCGCTCGATGGCGACGCGCTGGGCAAGGCGCGGCTGATGCCGCCGTGGTTGCCGGAACGGCTGCGCGCGCTGGACGATACGCCGGCCCATGTCATCTTCCATGAAGGCCAGCCGTGACCGTTGTTACCCTTTATGTGCCGAGGCTCGCGACGTGGCCAGATGCGCTCAAGCTCCGCATTTCGGTGCTCAGCGATTTTCACGCCTGCAAGCCGTTCCTGAACGAGACAAAAATCCGCGCCATCTGCGATGAGGCCAATGCGCTCGAGCCGGACATCATCCTGTTGCTGGGCGATTTTGTCGGCGGGCCGCGTTTCAGCCGGGAGCTGAAACAGGGTGAGTTGACGCGGGCCTTTTCGTCGCTGTCGGCGCCGCTGGGCGTGCATGCGGTGATGGGCAATCACGACTATGACCACTACACGCGCAAGCAAGTTTTGGCAGGTGACGTGCTGGCCGTGCGGGCGCTGCGCGAGACGGGCATCAATGTGCTGGTAAACGAGAGCCTGCGGATCGAGCATGACGGCCATGCCTTCTGGCTCGCCGGGCTGGGGGATCAGCGCGCGTTTCACTGCCGCGGGATGTCCTATGAGCGGAGCGATTTGGGGATCGAGGATCTCGCGGGCACATTGGCCCAGGTCACCGACGACGCACCGGTAATCCTCCTCGCGCATGAGCCGGATATTTTTCCGCAGGTGAGCCATCGGGTGGCGTTGACGCTGTCGGGCCATACCCATGGCGGGCAGATCAAACTGTTCGGCCGTACGCCGGTCGTACCGTCGAAGTTCGGTAGTCGCTATGTCTATGGACATGTCGAGGAAGAGGGGCGGCACCTGATCGTCACTTCGGGGCTGGGTTATTCCGGCTGGCCGATCCGTTTCGCGACGCAGCAGGAGATCGTGCTGATCGAGCTGGGAGGGCAGGGATGACGCGCCACACTTTTCCGGTCCGCGTCTATTACGAAGACACCGATTTTTCGGGCAATGTCTATCACGCGGCCTATCTCAAATTCTTCGAGCGCGGGCGTACGGAATTCCTGCGCGACGAGGGCATCCATCATTCCGAGCTTGCTGCGGAGGGGATTGCCTTTGCCGTGCGGTCGATGGAGATCGCCTTCGATGGTGCGGCCCATATCGATGACCTGCTGACCGTCGTGACGGAAGTCGAGGCGCTGAGCGGCGCGCGGCTGACGCTGAAACAGACCATACTGCGTGGTGACGCTGTGTTGACCCGCGCGACGGTCATGGTCGTGGCCATCAAGACCAGCGGCGGGCCGGCCCGCATGCCCAAGGTCATTATCGAGCGGTTCGGTCGCGGCAAGTAAATTGCCCGCACAACTGTGATCGATGCAAAGCTGCGCCGACTCCTTTTGTTAACCAGTCCTTGACCATAATTGAGGCAAAGCGAACACGTGTCCGTCAGTCCGTCCGCAAAGGGCCGGTTTGCCGGGCATTTCTCTTAATTTTGACAGATTTCGACCCCATCGCCTGAGCGTGGGTCGGGCGCAGGAACCGGGCCGAGAAGGATCACTACATGGAAGCCATGGATGCTGCAGTGGCAGCCGCCCCTCATGCCGACTTGTCCATCTGGGGCCTGTTCTGGGCTGCGGACTGGATCGTCAAGTCGGTCATGCTGGGTCTGGTTGCAGCGTCGGTCTGGTGCTGGGCCATCATCATCGACAAGTCCATCACCTATCGCCGCATGACGAGCGAGATGAACAAGTTCGAGCGGACCTTCTGGTCCGGCCAGTCGCTGGAAGAGCTTTACCAGCAGCAGGCCGAAAAGCCGTCGGGCGGGCTCGGCGCGGTGTTTGTCGCCGCGATGAAGGAATGGAAGCGCAGCCACGAGCAGAATGCTGCAAGCTTCGTGGGCATGCAGCAGCGCCTCGACAAGGTGCTGGACGTGGCCATTGCCCGCGAAAGCGATGTGCTGGAGAAGCGCCTCGGCTTTCTCGCGACGGTCGGTTCGGCCGGCCCGTTCATCGGCCTCTTCGGCACCGTGTGGGGCATCATGAATGCCTTTACCGCCATTGCTGCCTCGTCCAATACCAGCCTTGCGGTCGTGGCTGGTCCGATCGCCGAAGCGCTGTTCGCCACGGCCATCGGCCTTGTGGCCGCTATTCCGGCGGTTATCGCCTATAACAAGCTTTCGGCCGATGCCGGCAAGCTGACCGGACGCCTCGAAGGCTTTGCCGACGAATTCTCGACCATCCTGAGCCGTCAGCTCGAAGCGCGGAAGCACTAAGATGGGCATGGGTGTATCAGCCGGTGGTGGCGGGGGCGGCGGACGCCGCCGTCGTGGCCGCAAGAAAGCGGTGATGAGCGAGATCAACATCACGCCGATGGTCGACGTCATGCTCGTGCTGCTGATCATCTTCATGGTGGCCGCGCCGATGATGACGGCCGGCGTGCCGCTTGACCTGCCAAGCTCGGCGGCTGCCGCCTTGCCCAACCAGGCCGATCCGATCACCGTAGGCGTCACGCCTGATGGTGCAGTCTTTATCGACGATGATCCGATTGCGGAGAACCAGCTGATTGCCGAACTGACCACGCGCGGCGTCAATGGTGCGGAAGACCGTATCTATCTGCGTGGCGATACCAGCGCCAACTACGGCGCGGTCATGCGTGTGATGGGCCTGTTGTCGGCCGGAGGCTTTACCAAGATCGGCCTCATCACGCAGCCGGAACAGTAGTCCAGTCCGATGCGTGTTGGCGTAACCGTCTCGATTGCAGCCCATATCGCGGTTTTGTGCATCGGCCTCATCAACTTGGGGTTTGCCGAGCCCTTGACCACGGTCGAGAATGCCATTGCCGTGGATCTGGTGCCGATCAGCGATGTCGCCAGCATCAGGGCCGGCCAACTCGACAGCCAAGTGGTGGAAACCGATACGCCATCGATCGTCGAGGACGACCAGCCCGCCGAGATTGCCCAGCCCACCGGCAATACCGAGACAGACCAACCGACGCCATCGCCTGCAGACCTGCCGACGCCGGCGCCCGTAACCAATTCTGCGCCGCAGCCCGAGGCTGCGCCGCCGCCGGCACCCGAGCCAGAACCGGCTCCCCAACCCGAGCCCACGCCGGCACCGACACCCCAGCCGGCGCCCGTGCCGCAGAGCCGGCCGACGCCGCCGCCGCCCGCGCCGGAACCCGAACCAACGCCCGAGCCTGCGCCAGAGAGGGAACCGGCCCCTGAGCCGACACCCGCGCCTACCCCGGAACCCGCGCCCGAACCGACGCCCGTGCCGACGCCGACGCCCGAACCCACGCCTGAGCCGACTGTGGCGGCACCAGCGCCGGCGGCCCGTCCGTCGAACCTGGCGCAGTTGCGCGAACGCTTTGCCGCTGCCGAGGCCGAGCGCCGCCGTCGCGAAGAGGAAGAGCGTGAACGCCAGGCGGCCGCCGCAGCCGAAGCCCGCCAGGCGCAGCAGACTGCTGCGCGCGAAGCTGCCGAGCAGGAGGCCGATCGCGCCGCCGAACAGGCATCACCGCCGCAGATCGATGCCACGCTGGCGGACGACATTTCCTCGATCATCAATCGCGACCGGACCACCGGCGCAACGACCGGTTCGGGCGGCTCGCCGACGCTGGGCGATACCAGCGGCACGGCGGCGACGCTGAGCACCACCGAAATGGGCGCCATGGTGGCCAAGATCCGGCAGTGCTGGAACCTCCTGCCCAACGAACAGATTCCTGGTGTGGAAGTGACGGTCAATATCCGCCTCAGCCAGAATGGTACGCTGGCGGATGTGCCGCGAATTGTCTCGGTGAGCCAACAACCGGAAGCCATAAACATCGCGCAGAAGGCCGTCAGCGCCATCGCAGCCTGCGCGCCCTACGATATGCTATCGGCCGCAAGCTATGGCGATTGGCAGAATATGAACGTCGTGCTGAGCCCGTGACGAGACAGCGTCGCGACAGCATCATGGCCAGCAACTGGCAGGAATGGAGATTGAAATGACCCTTCTCACTCGGCGCAATGCTCTCAAGCTCGGCCTTGCCAGCGGATTGACTGCGGCCCTGGTCGCCCGCGCCAATGCGCAAGTCACCATCCGAGTGGATGGGGCAAACTTCCAGCCGCTGCCGATCGCCATTCCGGATTTCGCGTCGTCGGACCCCACGTTTGGTCGCGAGATTGCCGATATCGTGCGTAACAACCTGCGCCGTTCGGGCCTGTTCCTGCCGCTCGAGCCGGCATCGCTGCCGATCCAGGTCGGCGACGTCAATGCCACGCCCGACTTCACTGTCTGGCGCACCGCCAATGTCGATGCGCTGGTGATGGGCGCGGTCGAGCGTGGTGGCTCGATCTCCTCGTCGGTTCGCGTGTGGGACGCACGACAGGGCGCGCAGGTCGTCGGCCAGAGCTACAATACCGATCCCAATTCGTCGCGCCGCGTCGGCCACATCATTTCCGACGCCATCTACACGGCGCTGGCCGGTGGCACGGGCTATTTCGATACGCGCGTCATCTACACGGCCGAGAGCGGCCCCAAGGCCAATCGCGTGCGCCGGCTCGCGATCATGGACCAGGACGGCGCCAATGCGCAGTATCTCACCGATGGTTCGACCATGGCGCTGACGCCGCGCTTCTCGCCCAATGGCGACATGGTCACCTACATGAATTTTGCTGAAGGCAATCCGCAGGTCTATCTGCTGCAGCTATCGACCGGCCGGCAGCAGCGCCTAGCCAATGTGGGCGCCATGACCTTCGCGCCGCGCTTTTCGCCCGACGGCGGCACCGTGGTCTTCTCGGTCGAGCAGGCCGGCGCGACCAATATCTATGCCGTGGGCACGGGTGGCGGACAGCCGATGCAGCTCACGTCGGGCGCGGCGATCGATACCGGCCCATCCTATTCGCCGGATGGTTCGCGCATCATCTTTGAAAGCGATCGGGGCGGCTCGCCGCAGATCTACATGATGGGCGCGTCGGGCGGCAACGCACAGCGCATCAGCTTTGGCCAGGGCAGCTATTCGACCCCGGTCTGGGCACCGACCGGCGATCTCATCGCCTTCACCCGCCAGTCGGGTGGCCAGTTCAATATCGGCGTCATGAATCCCGATGGCTCGGGCGAGCGCATGCTCTACACCAGTTTTCATGCGGAAGGCCCGACCTGGGCGCCAAACGGCCGTGTCATTATGTTCTTCCAGGACCCGGGCGGCAATGATGGCCCGAAGCTGATGAGCGTCGATATCTGGGGCCGTAACCTGCTGACGATCCCCACGGAAAGCTATGCGTCCGACCCGGCATGGTCGGGCCTGCGCAGCTAGGATCGGCATAAGCCTTTTTAGCCCCGTCTCTTTTCAAAGAGGCGGGGTTCGTCTTTCCGTCATGGAGCGGCTATACGGAACTGGTCTTTTTGCTCGAAGGCCGATTCCATGTCCGTCATTCTTGCCGAGCAGGTTTCCAAGACTTTTCAGCAGCGTGAGCGCGCCAAGGGCGGGTTCGGCGGATTGCGCAGTTTCTTTTCGCCCAAGACCACGCCGGTCGAGGCGGTGAGCGATATTTCCTTTGCAATCGGCAAGGGTGAAGCGGTCGGCTATCTGGGGCCCAATGGGGCCGGCAAATCCACCATGATCAAGATGCTGACCGGCATCCTCGTGCCGACCAGCGGGCGCGTCGAGGTGCTGGGTAAAGTGCCCCATGCCGATCGCGTCGCCAATGCACGGCAGATCGGGGTGGTGTTCGGTCAGCGCAGCCAGCTTTGGTGGGACCTGCCGCTCAGCGACAGTTTCGAGCTGCACCGCCGCATCTATCGGGTCGAACCGGCGCGTTTCGCCGCCAATCGGGCCGAGATGGTCGAGATGCTCGATCTTGGCTCCTTCATCGAACGGCCGGTGCGCCAGTTGAGCCTCGGTCAACGCATGCGTGCCGAGATCGCCACGGCGCTGATGCATGATCCGGCCGTGCTATTTCTGGATGAACCGACCATCGGGCTCGATGTCGTGGCCAAGGATGCGGTGCGCAAGTTCCTGGCGCGGATCAATGCCGAGCGGGGCGTCACCATCATCCTGACCACGCATGACCTGCAGGACATCGAACAGATCTGCCCACGGCTGATCATGGTCGACAATGGCAGGCTGCTGTTCGACGGGCCGTTGGCGCAACTTCACACGGCTTTCGGGGCGCGGCGCAAGCTGACGCTGGAGTTTGCGGCGGATCCGGGCGCGGTGAGTCTGAATGGTGCCGAAGTCCTGACGGGGGATGCGCTGCGGCGAGAGTTTCTGTTGCCCGACGATGGGCGGTCGCTGGTCGATCTGATCGCCGAGCTGGGCAATCCGCCGGGGCTCAAGGATATCCACCTGCATCGTCCCGATATCGAGGAAGTCATCCGCACCTATTACCAGTCGCGGGGGGCGTGAGATGTTCCTGGCTTTTGTGCTCAGCGCCTTTCGGGTCCGTTCTGCCTATCGTGCGCAGGTCTGGGCCATGCTGTTTGGCGGCAGTCTCGATGTTCTGGCGCGCATCTCGATCTGGACGGCCGTGTTTGGCGGCGCGGCGACGGTCGATGGCGTGACGCTGCCGCAGATGGTGACTTATGCGGTGATCGGCGCGGCCTTTCTCAGCGCCTGGGACACCACCGAACTGGTGCGCGAGGTGGGCGCCGATATCCGCAGCGGCGACGTCATCGGCCAATTGCTGAAGCCCTATGACTATCCGCTGGCGCTGTTTGCCAAGCAGGTCGGAAGCCGGGTGTTCGACAGTCTGGTGGTGGGCCTGCCGGTGCTCGTGGTGATGGCGCTGATTTTTGGGCTGCAAGCACCGGCCAGTTTCGGACATGGCTTGCTGTTCGTGTTCTATTGCCTCGTTTCGATCGGCATGATCATGGGCATTGGCCTGTTGTTCGGGCTGCTGAGCTTTTGGGTGCTCGATGCCCATTCGCTGGAATGGTTCATGCGCGGCATGGTTTCGGTGCTGGCCGGCGGTTTCGTGCCGCTGTGGTTTTTCCCGGCCGGTT is part of the uncultured Devosia sp. genome and harbors:
- the ruvB gene encoding Holliday junction branch migration DNA helicase RuvB translates to MARVTDLTSPEAGRDDSLDVSLRPSGFSEFVGQAAARANLEVFIQAAKQRGAALDHVLFVGPPGLGKTTLAQIISRELGVGFRATSGPVIAKAGDLAALLTNLEERDVLFIDEIHRLNPAIEEVLYPAMEDFQLDLIIGEGPAARSVRIDLAKFTLVGATTRAGLLTTPLRDRFGIPVRLNFYTPEELVLIVQRGARLLGMPMAPDGAMEIARRSRGTPRIAGRLLRRVTDFALVDGAKEINRSIADKALLRLDVDARGLDQLDRRYLTTIADFYNGGPVGIETIAAALSEPRDALEEIVEPYLIQQGFIQRTPRGRMLTGGAFQHMGRVVPQGFVGMQQSLFEEPSDD
- a CDS encoding NUDIX domain-containing protein codes for the protein MTERIVLSFPVGGTRFNYRVAGAAIRDGHVLVCREDEDDYCMLPGGRVEMGEPSHESLVREMAEELAMPVDVGHLIFTSESFYGREGDRYHELGFIYAIELPEDVRPGGEQPFLVREDEGHLLQFSWLPLDGDALGKARLMPPWLPERLRALDDTPAHVIFHEGQP
- a CDS encoding metallophosphoesterase, translating into MTVVTLYVPRLATWPDALKLRISVLSDFHACKPFLNETKIRAICDEANALEPDIILLLGDFVGGPRFSRELKQGELTRAFSSLSAPLGVHAVMGNHDYDHYTRKQVLAGDVLAVRALRETGINVLVNESLRIEHDGHAFWLAGLGDQRAFHCRGMSYERSDLGIEDLAGTLAQVTDDAPVILLAHEPDIFPQVSHRVALTLSGHTHGGQIKLFGRTPVVPSKFGSRYVYGHVEEEGRHLIVTSGLGYSGWPIRFATQQEIVLIELGGQG
- the ybgC gene encoding tol-pal system-associated acyl-CoA thioesterase, with the translated sequence MTRHTFPVRVYYEDTDFSGNVYHAAYLKFFERGRTEFLRDEGIHHSELAAEGIAFAVRSMEIAFDGAAHIDDLLTVVTEVEALSGARLTLKQTILRGDAVLTRATVMVVAIKTSGGPARMPKVIIERFGRGK
- the tolQ gene encoding protein TolQ, yielding MDAAVAAAPHADLSIWGLFWAADWIVKSVMLGLVAASVWCWAIIIDKSITYRRMTSEMNKFERTFWSGQSLEELYQQQAEKPSGGLGAVFVAAMKEWKRSHEQNAASFVGMQQRLDKVLDVAIARESDVLEKRLGFLATVGSAGPFIGLFGTVWGIMNAFTAIAASSNTSLAVVAGPIAEALFATAIGLVAAIPAVIAYNKLSADAGKLTGRLEGFADEFSTILSRQLEARKH
- a CDS encoding biopolymer transporter ExbD; translation: MGMGVSAGGGGGGGRRRRGRKKAVMSEINITPMVDVMLVLLIIFMVAAPMMTAGVPLDLPSSAAAALPNQADPITVGVTPDGAVFIDDDPIAENQLIAELTTRGVNGAEDRIYLRGDTSANYGAVMRVMGLLSAGGFTKIGLITQPEQ
- the tolB gene encoding Tol-Pal system beta propeller repeat protein TolB yields the protein MTLLTRRNALKLGLASGLTAALVARANAQVTIRVDGANFQPLPIAIPDFASSDPTFGREIADIVRNNLRRSGLFLPLEPASLPIQVGDVNATPDFTVWRTANVDALVMGAVERGGSISSSVRVWDARQGAQVVGQSYNTDPNSSRRVGHIISDAIYTALAGGTGYFDTRVIYTAESGPKANRVRRLAIMDQDGANAQYLTDGSTMALTPRFSPNGDMVTYMNFAEGNPQVYLLQLSTGRQQRLANVGAMTFAPRFSPDGGTVVFSVEQAGATNIYAVGTGGGQPMQLTSGAAIDTGPSYSPDGSRIIFESDRGGSPQIYMMGASGGNAQRISFGQGSYSTPVWAPTGDLIAFTRQSGGQFNIGVMNPDGSGERMLYTSFHAEGPTWAPNGRVIMFFQDPGGNDGPKLMSVDIWGRNLLTIPTESYASDPAWSGLRS
- a CDS encoding ATP-binding cassette domain-containing protein, whose product is MSVILAEQVSKTFQQRERAKGGFGGLRSFFSPKTTPVEAVSDISFAIGKGEAVGYLGPNGAGKSTMIKMLTGILVPTSGRVEVLGKVPHADRVANARQIGVVFGQRSQLWWDLPLSDSFELHRRIYRVEPARFAANRAEMVEMLDLGSFIERPVRQLSLGQRMRAEIATALMHDPAVLFLDEPTIGLDVVAKDAVRKFLARINAERGVTIILTTHDLQDIEQICPRLIMVDNGRLLFDGPLAQLHTAFGARRKLTLEFAADPGAVSLNGAEVLTGDALRREFLLPDDGRSLVDLIAELGNPPGLKDIHLHRPDIEEVIRTYYQSRGA
- a CDS encoding ABC-2 family transporter protein; translation: MFLAFVLSAFRVRSAYRAQVWAMLFGGSLDVLARISIWTAVFGGAATVDGVTLPQMVTYAVIGAAFLSAWDTTELVREVGADIRSGDVIGQLLKPYDYPLALFAKQVGSRVFDSLVVGLPVLVVMALIFGLQAPASFGHGLLFVFYCLVSIGMIMGIGLLFGLLSFWVLDAHSLEWFMRGMVSVLAGGFVPLWFFPAGFAEVAAALPFSWITFHPMATYLGQVDLPTSAMLLVAGAAWLTGLFGLIAWLWSRTTLRLTVQGG